A genomic stretch from Desulfohalobium retbaense DSM 5692 includes:
- the sbtM gene encoding thio(seleno)oxazole modification radical SAM maturase SbtM translates to MQSLFPATRQLLPEIFQRRLDAAETSEAALALLDAGVQDAELLPYLPDLARLEQEAFTCARAAAPPHETTAEIALNPTLCLVPSRWQGLSDLLNGGGGDEQAEPSLAAETVLIWKDPVTAEVRVEPASTNMLLALKIAAEGLSAKEVALDNGLRPLDLQRLLRREVRRGSLIAPASRLVRDPRIVSPDHPWAWPRYARAPIFTLQWHVTQACDLHCRHCYDRSQRGHMPWTDAIAVLDSLDHFCRTHHVQGQITFTGGNPLLHPHFTELYREASARGFILAILGNPCQRKILEDLQAIQPLGGYQISLEGLEEHNDWVRGPGHFQRSLRFLSLLQELEIPSQVMLTLTDRNMDQVLPLARDLHGKVDRFTYNRLSAVGEGASLQLPRPEAYAAFMTEYLRAREEMPFLGIKDNVLNSVCWDENQTVTGGCTGFGCGAAFNFLSLLADGEVHACRKFPSRIGHIAADDLTTIYHSARAKQYRTGPAECLDCRVRPVCGGCLAVSAAAGVDITRDRDPFCLNGPRQEGEEV, encoded by the coding sequence GTGCAATCACTTTTTCCGGCAACTCGACAGCTTCTTCCTGAGATTTTTCAGCGCCGCCTCGACGCGGCGGAGACCTCCGAAGCCGCCCTGGCCCTGCTTGACGCCGGCGTGCAAGACGCCGAATTGCTCCCTTATCTTCCTGACCTGGCCCGGCTGGAACAGGAGGCCTTCACATGCGCGCGCGCCGCGGCTCCTCCGCACGAAACCACTGCTGAAATCGCCCTCAATCCTACGTTGTGTCTGGTCCCGAGCCGGTGGCAAGGACTGAGCGATCTGCTCAACGGGGGTGGCGGCGACGAGCAGGCCGAGCCGAGTCTGGCTGCGGAAACCGTTCTGATCTGGAAAGATCCGGTGACGGCCGAGGTCCGGGTCGAGCCCGCTTCGACGAATATGCTTTTGGCCTTGAAGATTGCGGCTGAAGGATTGTCTGCAAAAGAGGTCGCTCTGGACAACGGCCTGCGTCCGCTGGACCTGCAACGGCTCCTTCGGCGCGAGGTGCGCCGGGGAAGTCTGATCGCCCCCGCTTCACGTCTTGTGCGCGATCCCCGCATCGTCTCCCCGGACCACCCCTGGGCGTGGCCCCGGTATGCCCGGGCGCCCATTTTCACCTTGCAGTGGCATGTGACTCAGGCCTGCGATCTGCATTGCCGACACTGCTATGATCGGAGTCAGCGCGGCCACATGCCCTGGACTGATGCCATAGCCGTCCTAGACTCACTGGACCATTTCTGCCGCACCCACCACGTCCAGGGACAAATCACCTTTACCGGTGGCAATCCCCTGCTGCATCCCCACTTCACGGAATTGTACCGCGAGGCCAGCGCCCGCGGCTTCATCCTGGCGATTCTCGGTAATCCGTGTCAGCGCAAGATCCTGGAGGATCTCCAGGCCATCCAACCCCTGGGCGGATACCAGATCAGCCTTGAAGGACTGGAAGAGCACAACGATTGGGTCAGAGGTCCGGGCCATTTCCAGCGCAGTCTGCGTTTTTTGTCCCTGCTTCAGGAGTTGGAGATCCCCTCGCAGGTCATGCTCACTCTGACCGACCGGAACATGGATCAGGTCCTGCCCTTGGCCCGGGACCTCCACGGCAAAGTGGACCGGTTCACCTACAATAGGCTCTCCGCGGTCGGTGAGGGAGCGAGTCTGCAATTGCCCCGCCCCGAGGCCTATGCCGCGTTCATGACCGAGTATCTGCGGGCCCGGGAGGAGATGCCTTTTCTGGGCATCAAGGACAATGTGCTCAACAGCGTGTGCTGGGACGAAAATCAGACCGTGACCGGCGGCTGCACCGGGTTCGGCTGCGGCGCGGCCTTTAATTTTCTCTCCCTGCTGGCCGACGGCGAAGTTCACGCCTGCCGCAAATTTCCGTCCCGTATCGGCCACATCGCTGCCGACGACTTGACGACCATCTACCACAGCGCGCGCGCCAAACAGTACCGCACCGGTCCGGCGGAGTGCCTCGACTGCCGGGTGCGCCCGGTTTGCGGCGGCTGTCTGGCGGTCAGCGCTGCCGCGGGAGTGGACATTACCCGCGACCGCGACCCGTTTTGTTTGAACGGGCCGCGGCAGGAGGGAGAAGAAGTGTGA
- a CDS encoding DUF362 domain-containing protein yields MADVNTVHFAPWGEGANMMTKAGQLYEQAGLFDMVEPGDKVAVKLHVGELGNPNYVRPFFLKQIVDEIKARGGKPFLTDTCTYYPLKRNNAVDHMETAVANGFGFAPFIVADGLLSENGVSVVSPDPLLSEVEVGGAIHQADAMIVVSHFKGHALGGFGGAIKNLGMGGVTKKTKLEQHRLIDLVIDEDACQACGACVDACWFDLPRIENDCVVIDSPECMRCPICSTTCPEGAIRLENREKLAQGLAVAAKGVLNTFAPGKVACVNFATDVSTVCDCAPIPGEMMGQHIGIFASQSPLSIDAAGLEFIDYKRLNALHNQDCHEQVRTLARIQEPGSLTPEVVRT; encoded by the coding sequence ATGGCAGACGTGAATACGGTCCACTTTGCCCCCTGGGGTGAGGGCGCCAACATGATGACCAAAGCCGGGCAGCTGTACGAGCAGGCTGGGCTTTTCGACATGGTCGAACCGGGCGACAAGGTCGCTGTCAAACTCCACGTCGGGGAACTGGGCAACCCCAACTATGTCCGCCCCTTTTTCCTCAAGCAGATCGTGGACGAGATCAAAGCCCGGGGCGGCAAACCGTTTTTGACAGACACCTGTACCTATTACCCGCTCAAGCGCAACAACGCCGTGGACCACATGGAGACGGCCGTGGCCAATGGGTTCGGATTCGCGCCGTTTATCGTGGCCGACGGGTTGCTGAGCGAAAACGGGGTCTCGGTGGTCTCGCCCGATCCCCTGCTCTCAGAGGTCGAGGTCGGCGGAGCCATCCATCAGGCTGACGCCATGATTGTGGTCTCCCATTTCAAAGGCCATGCCCTGGGCGGTTTTGGCGGGGCAATCAAAAATCTCGGCATGGGGGGCGTGACCAAGAAAACCAAGCTCGAACAGCACCGTCTGATTGATCTGGTCATTGACGAGGACGCCTGCCAGGCCTGCGGCGCCTGTGTCGATGCTTGCTGGTTCGACCTTCCCCGGATCGAAAACGATTGCGTGGTCATCGACAGTCCCGAATGCATGCGCTGCCCCATCTGCAGCACCACCTGCCCAGAAGGAGCCATCCGCCTGGAAAATCGTGAAAAGCTCGCACAGGGATTGGCCGTGGCCGCCAAAGGGGTCTTGAACACCTTCGCACCGGGCAAGGTGGCCTGCGTCAATTTCGCCACGGATGTGAGCACAGTCTGCGATTGCGCCCCGATCCCTGGGGAGATGATGGGCCAGCATATCGGTATTTTCGCCAGCCAATCTCCGTTGTCCATTGATGCGGCAGGGCTGGAATTCATCGACTACAAGCGGCTGAACGCCCTGCACAATCAGGATTGTCACGAGCAGGTGCGCACCCTGGCCCGGATCCAGGAACCGGGTTCATTGACCCCGGAGGTGGTCCGGACCTGA
- a CDS encoding D-amino-acid transaminase, which translates to MSRIVYVNGSYVPEEEATVSVFDRGFLFADGVYEVTAVVDGTILEFDGHVQRLERSLRELDMDMPVTRETLLEIHRELIRRNNLEEGMVYLQVTRGEADRDFAYPKAAPQTLVLFTQAKSLVDAPMAKQGLRVIAAEDLRWARRDVKTVQLVAPCMAKMLAKAEGKDDAWMVEDGYVTEGTSNNAYIITKEGSIVTRNLSNSILPGITRAAVLKLAAEKGMAIEERPFTIAEAQEAAEAFVTAATTFVCPVIEIDGVTIGNGTPGPLTSRLKELYIDEGRKTAL; encoded by the coding sequence ATGAGTCGAATCGTTTACGTCAACGGATCCTATGTTCCGGAAGAAGAAGCGACTGTTTCAGTTTTTGACAGGGGATTTTTGTTCGCCGACGGGGTCTATGAGGTCACGGCTGTCGTCGACGGCACCATTCTCGAGTTCGACGGCCACGTCCAGCGTCTGGAGCGCTCGTTACGCGAATTGGATATGGACATGCCGGTCACCCGCGAAACGTTGCTGGAGATCCACCGGGAATTGATCCGGCGCAATAATCTTGAGGAAGGAATGGTCTACCTGCAGGTCACCAGGGGCGAGGCCGATCGGGATTTCGCCTACCCGAAAGCTGCGCCGCAGACCTTGGTGCTGTTTACCCAGGCCAAATCGCTCGTCGATGCCCCGATGGCCAAGCAGGGGCTGCGGGTCATCGCGGCCGAGGATCTCCGCTGGGCCCGGCGGGATGTCAAGACGGTCCAGCTTGTGGCCCCGTGCATGGCCAAGATGCTGGCCAAGGCCGAAGGCAAGGACGACGCCTGGATGGTCGAAGACGGCTATGTCACCGAAGGCACGTCGAACAACGCCTATATCATCACCAAAGAGGGCTCCATCGTGACCCGAAACCTCTCCAATTCCATTTTGCCGGGTATCACCCGGGCGGCTGTCCTCAAGCTGGCTGCGGAAAAGGGGATGGCGATCGAGGAGCGGCCGTTTACCATTGCCGAGGCCCAGGAGGCGGCCGAGGCCTTTGTCACTGCGGCCACCACCTTTGTCTGTCCCGTGATCGAGATCGACGGGGTCACCATCGGCAACGGCACACCAGGGCCGCTGACCTCGCGACTGAAGGAGTTGTATATTGACGAAGGCCGCAAGACCGCTCTCTAA
- the dgcA gene encoding N-acetyl-D-Glu racemase DgcA — MKITVTRDVFALAQVFTIARGSRSEAEVVRVEIEHGGVSGQGECVPYARYGETVTSVMDQIRKLPTPLSRRQLQDLLPAGAARNAVDCALWDLEAKKADVPVWVLAGLPEPVPEVTAYTLSLDVPAKMREQARQNRDRELLKVKLGGKQGDLERIRAVRDGAPEPRIIVDANEGWTPAIYREMIPELARLGVEMVEQPLPAHDDAPLVDLERPLTLCADESCHDRSSLPSLRGKYDMINIKLDKTGGLTEALALREAALAEGYQIMVGCMLGSSLAMAPAVLVAQGAAVTDLDGPLLLAEDREPPLEYDTDGVHPADGELWGETGSE, encoded by the coding sequence GTGAAAATCACCGTCACCCGCGACGTCTTTGCCCTGGCTCAGGTGTTTACCATTGCCCGTGGCTCCCGCTCCGAGGCCGAAGTCGTGCGCGTGGAGATCGAACACGGCGGGGTCAGTGGGCAGGGCGAGTGCGTTCCCTATGCTCGCTACGGGGAAACAGTGACCAGCGTCATGGACCAGATCCGCAAGCTTCCAACGCCTCTGTCCCGGCGACAGTTGCAAGACCTGCTGCCAGCCGGCGCGGCCCGCAACGCTGTGGACTGTGCCCTGTGGGATCTGGAGGCCAAAAAGGCCGATGTGCCGGTCTGGGTTCTGGCCGGCCTGCCGGAACCCGTGCCGGAAGTGACCGCGTATACCCTGTCTTTGGATGTGCCAGCAAAAATGCGCGAGCAGGCACGGCAAAACCGGGACCGCGAGCTGCTCAAGGTCAAACTCGGAGGGAAACAGGGGGACCTGGAGCGAATCCGGGCCGTGCGCGACGGCGCCCCGGAGCCACGAATCATTGTGGACGCCAATGAAGGGTGGACCCCGGCCATTTACCGGGAAATGATTCCGGAACTCGCCCGTCTGGGGGTGGAGATGGTCGAACAGCCCCTGCCAGCCCACGATGATGCGCCCTTAGTGGACCTGGAGCGGCCGCTGACCCTTTGCGCCGACGAATCTTGCCATGACCGTTCTTCGCTCCCGAGCCTGCGGGGCAAATACGATATGATCAATATCAAGCTGGACAAGACCGGGGGGTTGACCGAGGCCCTGGCCCTCAGAGAAGCGGCGCTGGCCGAGGGCTACCAGATCATGGTCGGGTGCATGCTGGGGTCATCCCTGGCTATGGCCCCGGCGGTCCTGGTCGCCCAAGGCGCGGCGGTCACGGACCTCGACGGCCCGTTGCTGCTGGCCGAAGACCGCGAGCCGCCACTGGAGTACGACACTGACGGCGTCCACCCAGCGGACGGGGAGTTGTGGGGCGAAACCGGGTCGGAATGA
- the trxA gene encoding thioredoxin: MGTSTRNATARHRRFKSMSAQNAIPTNGVALLDFSASWCGPCRALSPVIDELSQAYDGRARVQKIDIDQHKDLALKMGIQSVPTVIVFKDGEEHKRLIGMSSKTDLQKALDGALS; encoded by the coding sequence GTGGGGACATCGACACGAAATGCAACCGCACGACACAGGAGGTTCAAATCTATGTCTGCACAGAACGCCATTCCCACAAACGGAGTCGCCCTGCTCGATTTCAGCGCCAGTTGGTGCGGTCCCTGTCGGGCCTTGTCTCCGGTCATCGATGAACTCTCCCAGGCCTATGACGGCCGGGCCAGAGTTCAAAAAATCGATATCGATCAGCATAAGGATCTCGCGTTGAAGATGGGTATTCAAAGTGTCCCGACGGTTATCGTCTTCAAGGACGGAGAGGAACACAAGCGGCTTATCGGCATGTCCAGCAAAACCGATCTCCAGAAGGCCCTGGACGGGGCATTGTCCTGA
- the rbr gene encoding rubrerythrin: MAPSVKGTKTEKNLLTAFAGESQARNRYTYFAGQARKDGYVQIADIFEETANQEKEHAKRFFKFLEGDTVEITWSFPAGVIGTTAENLEEAAGGEHEEWSEMYPSFAATAREEGFQEIAAVFEAISVAEKQHEKRYRDLLENIRSGKVFQRDDKVVWRCRNCGYLHEGQDAVKLCPACAHPQAHFELLGENW, from the coding sequence ATGGCCCCTTCAGTGAAAGGCACCAAAACCGAAAAGAATCTGTTGACCGCTTTTGCCGGCGAATCTCAGGCCCGCAACCGCTACACCTATTTCGCCGGTCAGGCCCGCAAGGACGGGTATGTACAGATCGCTGATATTTTTGAAGAAACCGCCAACCAGGAAAAAGAGCACGCCAAGCGGTTCTTTAAGTTCCTGGAAGGGGACACCGTCGAAATCACTTGGAGTTTTCCGGCCGGGGTCATTGGCACAACGGCCGAAAACCTCGAGGAGGCCGCTGGCGGGGAACATGAGGAATGGTCCGAGATGTACCCCAGCTTTGCGGCCACGGCCCGTGAAGAGGGATTTCAGGAAATCGCGGCGGTCTTCGAGGCCATATCCGTAGCCGAAAAACAGCACGAGAAACGGTACCGGGACCTGCTGGAAAACATCCGTTCCGGGAAAGTCTTCCAGCGCGACGATAAGGTCGTCTGGCGCTGCCGCAACTGCGGTTACCTCCACGAAGGCCAGGACGCGGTCAAGCTGTGTCCTGCTTGCGCCCATCCCCAGGCCCATTTCGAACTCCTTGGGGAAAATTGGTAG
- a CDS encoding YbhB/YbcL family Raf kinase inhibitor-like protein, whose protein sequence is MRLYSDAFTDQTTIPVKYAMPGAGGQNISIPYRWEGVPQGTQSLALSLIDPHPVANNWIHWLVLNIPASITSLPEGASGNTMPEGSLELTNSFGRIGYGGPQPPAGSGEHPYVATLYALDAASVALAQTATLQQFAETVDSLVLAQATYTGVFER, encoded by the coding sequence ATGCGCCTGTATTCCGATGCCTTTACCGATCAGACCACAATTCCGGTCAAATATGCCATGCCGGGCGCCGGTGGGCAGAATATCTCCATTCCTTACCGCTGGGAGGGGGTGCCGCAGGGAACGCAGTCTCTGGCCTTGTCCCTCATCGATCCCCATCCTGTGGCGAACAACTGGATCCATTGGCTGGTGTTGAACATCCCCGCCTCGATCACCTCGCTGCCGGAAGGGGCCTCAGGCAATACCATGCCCGAGGGCAGTCTGGAATTGACCAATTCCTTCGGCCGTATCGGCTATGGCGGTCCCCAGCCCCCCGCGGGCAGTGGCGAACACCCCTATGTGGCCACATTGTACGCTTTGGATGCGGCCTCGGTGGCCTTGGCGCAAACGGCCACGCTGCAACAATTTGCCGAAACAGTGGACAGCCTGGTTCTGGCGCAGGCGACGTATACCGGGGTTTTTGAGCGCTAG
- the dgcN gene encoding N-acetyltransferase DgcN, with the protein MIQSPYLLFLGDAPDMLAAKVAQGIQDWRPEMAVGQYRMEGCGADLGIQDMSIADAVAAGAQTLVIGVANRGGIISQAWKSVLIEALEAGMDIASGLHNLLRDEPDLVAAADATGQTLHDVRVPPITYPIANGKKRTGKRCLAVGTDCSVGKMYTALALDWEMKNQGKKSSFRATGQSGILITGDGVPLDAVIADFMAGSIEYLTPDNDPDHWDIIEGQGSLFHASYSGVTLALIHGGQPDALILCHEPTREHMRGLPGYQQPSLEELRDMSLALARVVNPGCEVVGISINTQHLSDADASAYLNEVEKQMGLPAVDPFRHGATRLAEALS; encoded by the coding sequence ATGATACAGTCACCTTATCTGCTTTTCCTGGGCGACGCTCCGGACATGCTGGCCGCGAAAGTGGCGCAGGGCATCCAGGATTGGCGACCGGAAATGGCCGTGGGCCAATACCGTATGGAGGGTTGCGGTGCTGATCTAGGCATACAGGACATGTCCATTGCCGACGCCGTGGCTGCCGGTGCCCAAACTCTGGTCATCGGTGTGGCCAACCGCGGCGGTATTATCTCCCAGGCCTGGAAATCGGTGCTTATCGAAGCCTTGGAGGCAGGGATGGATATCGCTTCCGGGTTGCACAATCTGCTCCGCGACGAACCGGATCTGGTCGCTGCTGCGGATGCCACCGGACAGACCCTCCACGATGTCCGCGTACCGCCCATCACCTATCCCATTGCCAACGGTAAAAAACGCACCGGGAAACGGTGCTTGGCCGTGGGCACGGACTGCTCGGTGGGCAAGATGTACACCGCTCTTGCCCTGGACTGGGAAATGAAGAACCAAGGCAAGAAGTCCTCGTTTCGGGCCACTGGACAGTCCGGGATCCTCATCACCGGTGACGGCGTCCCTCTGGATGCGGTCATCGCCGATTTTATGGCTGGGTCCATTGAATATCTGACCCCGGACAACGACCCTGATCATTGGGACATCATTGAGGGGCAGGGCAGTTTGTTCCACGCGTCCTATTCCGGTGTCACCCTGGCCCTTATCCACGGCGGACAACCCGACGCCCTTATCCTCTGCCACGAACCAACCCGAGAGCACATGCGCGGATTGCCGGGTTACCAGCAACCCTCCCTCGAGGAACTGCGCGACATGTCTTTGGCCCTGGCGCGCGTGGTCAATCCCGGCTGTGAAGTGGTGGGCATCTCGATCAACACCCAGCATCTGAGCGACGCCGACGCTTCGGCCTATCTCAATGAGGTGGAAAAACAGATGGGACTGCCGGCTGTGGACCCCTTCCGGCATGGCGCAACCCGTCTTGCCGAGGCCTTGTCGTGA
- a CDS encoding nitroreductase family protein, which translates to MELFEALYTRRSIRKYTDAPVSDEAIRELLGAAMIAPSAGNAQPWQFVVINDRTMLTKLSQVHPYAGMVQQAPVSILVCGDLRQEKFAGYWVVDCAAAVQNLLLAAHGLGLGAVWTGLYPQQERIDAVRSIVGLPEQIIPHSLIPVGHPAESSKKVDRFKEERVQYNGWDKKVV; encoded by the coding sequence ATGGAACTGTTTGAAGCCCTCTACACCCGGCGGAGCATTCGCAAATATACCGATGCCCCGGTTAGTGATGAAGCGATTCGGGAACTGCTTGGCGCAGCCATGATCGCGCCGAGCGCAGGAAACGCCCAGCCCTGGCAGTTTGTGGTCATCAACGATCGTACGATGCTGACCAAATTGTCCCAGGTCCATCCGTATGCCGGCATGGTCCAGCAGGCGCCGGTGTCGATTTTGGTCTGTGGCGATCTGCGGCAGGAGAAATTCGCTGGCTATTGGGTGGTCGATTGTGCGGCGGCTGTGCAGAATCTGTTGCTCGCGGCCCACGGCCTCGGCCTTGGCGCGGTCTGGACCGGTCTGTATCCCCAACAAGAACGCATCGACGCCGTGCGGAGCATTGTTGGGCTGCCCGAACAGATCATCCCCCATTCGCTTATCCCGGTGGGGCACCCGGCTGAATCGTCGAAGAAGGTAGACCGCTTCAAAGAGGAGCGGGTGCAGTATAATGGATGGGACAAAAAAGTGGTCTGA
- a CDS encoding sigma-54 interaction domain-containing protein: MTEQTHAVWNVRFLNQIMDSMAEGVFTLDVQGRITSWNRSMEDITGYSASEALGRSCRFLGFSHCLGTLCPADIHQCGILRHEQPEAKECVLRHREGRDVPVIKQARVVKDDNGELIGIVETVTDMTELQKARHKAEEATRLLGQHYSLGNIMGKSEVMQEVFSRVRAAAASRSTVLIQGESGTGKELIARAIHYNSDQADQPFVTVNCSALTETLLESELFGHVKGAFTGAVRDRAGRFEEAHRGSIFLDEIGELSQTIQVKLLRVLQEREVERVGDSQTRTIDIRVIVATHRDLNELLAQGVFRQDLYYRLKVFPITLPPLRQRREDLPLLVNHFIAKQNEATGKRVTGLAPEAMRLVFEYHWPGNVRELENAIEHAFVLTSGEQIQVNDLPAEIITPRPSPERAREAGVPRTAGSRQHHEQPDREQLLALLEANQWNKAAVARQLGVSRTAVWKYMKKWGIPLQPEPD; this comes from the coding sequence ATGACGGAGCAAACACACGCGGTCTGGAATGTCCGCTTTTTGAATCAGATCATGGATTCCATGGCCGAAGGGGTCTTCACCCTCGACGTCCAAGGCCGGATCACCTCCTGGAACAGGTCGATGGAGGACATCACCGGCTACAGCGCCTCAGAAGCCCTGGGCCGCTCCTGCCGGTTTCTGGGGTTCAGCCATTGTCTGGGCACGCTCTGCCCGGCTGATATCCACCAGTGCGGCATCCTGCGGCACGAACAGCCCGAAGCCAAGGAATGTGTCCTGCGCCATCGCGAGGGCCGGGATGTGCCGGTCATCAAGCAGGCCCGAGTGGTCAAAGACGACAACGGAGAACTGATCGGCATTGTCGAGACCGTGACCGACATGACTGAACTCCAGAAGGCCCGGCACAAGGCTGAAGAGGCAACCCGACTGTTGGGGCAGCACTACAGCCTTGGCAATATCATGGGCAAAAGCGAAGTCATGCAGGAGGTCTTTTCCCGGGTCCGGGCCGCGGCCGCCAGCCGGTCCACCGTTCTCATCCAGGGGGAAAGCGGGACCGGGAAAGAACTCATCGCCCGCGCCATTCACTACAACAGCGACCAGGCCGATCAGCCGTTCGTGACCGTCAATTGCTCGGCGCTGACGGAAACTCTTCTGGAAAGCGAGCTTTTCGGGCATGTCAAAGGGGCGTTTACCGGTGCTGTGCGCGACCGGGCCGGCCGCTTTGAAGAAGCGCATCGCGGATCGATTTTCCTGGATGAAATCGGGGAACTCAGCCAGACCATCCAGGTCAAGCTGCTGCGCGTCCTGCAGGAACGGGAAGTCGAACGGGTCGGCGACTCACAAACCCGCACGATCGATATCCGGGTCATCGTGGCTACACACCGGGATCTCAACGAGCTCTTGGCCCAGGGCGTTTTTCGTCAGGACCTGTATTACCGCCTCAAGGTTTTTCCTATCACCCTGCCCCCATTGCGCCAGCGGCGCGAAGACCTGCCCCTGCTGGTCAACCACTTTATCGCCAAGCAAAACGAAGCCACCGGAAAACGGGTCACCGGCCTGGCACCGGAGGCCATGCGGCTGGTGTTCGAGTACCATTGGCCCGGCAATGTGCGTGAATTGGAAAACGCCATCGAACACGCCTTTGTCCTGACTTCCGGGGAGCAGATCCAGGTCAACGATCTGCCGGCGGAGATCATAACGCCCCGGCCGAGCCCGGAAAGAGCCAGGGAAGCCGGCGTTCCCCGGACCGCTGGCAGCAGACAGCACCATGAACAGCCCGACCGGGAGCAGTTGCTCGCGCTGCTGGAGGCCAACCAGTGGAACAAGGCCGCGGTGGCCCGGCAACTCGGGGTGAGCCGGACGGCGGTGTGGAAGTACATGAAAAAGTGGGGCATTCCGCTGCAGCCGGAACCAGATTAA
- a CDS encoding universal stress protein, with amino-acid sequence MWKLLSSISKHLIIAIPVMMLLGFVFGIAVDDASGLKGLIIPFTFLMVYPMMVNLKIKKVFEGGDVKAQLLTQAINFGIIPFVAFGLGMLFFRDSPYMALGMLLAGLVPTSGMTISWTGFAKGNVASAVKMTVIGLTLGSLATPFYVQFLMGASLEVNVMAVMKQIVIIVFIPMLAGFLTQQGLIKRYGQKDFQQSWAPKFPALSTLGVVGIVFIAMALKAKAIAGAPQMLLYILIPLTIIYAFNYVLSTVIGIKFLSRGDGIALVYGSVMRNLSIALAIAINAFGPEGSSAALVIAVAYIIQVQSAAWYVKFSDAIFGAPAEAEAQAEKTAAPTPGKETEHELLVPDFKNILYVTDLSQSAKHAAQYACSLGVKYSAQVTVMHVVPDQLEEYSENVGVDITHRVDQQTRTAFNESSVSEAQQAIRSRIESTSKEVTKQIPYCPMTPENIRIEVGDPQNKIVEIARKEGFDLIIIGTHGHGAFEDAFLGSVARDVIRKSPVPVLSVRLADAAHSR; translated from the coding sequence ATGTGGAAACTTCTATCGAGCATCAGTAAACATCTGATTATCGCTATCCCGGTCATGATGCTCCTGGGATTCGTCTTCGGCATTGCTGTTGATGACGCCTCTGGGCTGAAGGGACTGATCATCCCGTTCACCTTCCTCATGGTGTATCCCATGATGGTCAATCTGAAGATCAAGAAGGTCTTCGAGGGAGGAGATGTCAAAGCCCAGCTCCTGACTCAGGCCATCAACTTCGGCATCATTCCCTTTGTCGCCTTCGGGTTGGGGATGCTCTTTTTCCGGGATAGCCCGTACATGGCCCTGGGGATGCTCCTGGCCGGGCTGGTTCCCACCAGCGGCATGACGATTTCCTGGACCGGTTTTGCCAAGGGCAATGTCGCCTCTGCAGTGAAGATGACCGTTATCGGCCTCACCCTGGGTTCGCTGGCCACACCGTTTTACGTCCAGTTCCTGATGGGGGCCAGTCTTGAGGTCAATGTCATGGCGGTCATGAAACAGATCGTCATCATTGTCTTTATTCCCATGCTGGCTGGATTTTTGACCCAGCAGGGGCTGATCAAACGCTACGGACAGAAGGATTTCCAACAGAGTTGGGCCCCGAAATTTCCGGCCCTGTCCACCCTTGGCGTCGTGGGCATCGTCTTTATTGCAATGGCCCTGAAGGCCAAGGCTATTGCCGGCGCTCCCCAGATGCTGCTGTATATTCTCATCCCGCTGACAATTATCTACGCTTTTAACTATGTGCTGAGCACCGTCATCGGCATCAAATTCCTGTCCCGTGGCGACGGCATCGCCTTGGTCTACGGCTCGGTGATGCGTAATCTCTCCATCGCCCTGGCCATCGCCATCAACGCCTTCGGCCCCGAGGGGTCCAGCGCCGCCCTGGTCATTGCCGTGGCCTATATCATTCAGGTGCAATCCGCAGCCTGGTACGTAAAATTTTCCGACGCCATTTTTGGCGCGCCCGCTGAAGCCGAAGCGCAGGCCGAAAAAACCGCCGCTCCGACCCCGGGCAAGGAAACAGAACACGAGCTGCTGGTGCCGGATTTCAAGAATATCCTCTACGTCACCGACCTCTCGCAAAGCGCAAAGCACGCCGCACAATACGCCTGCAGCCTCGGGGTGAAATATTCCGCCCAGGTGACGGTTATGCACGTCGTGCCCGATCAGCTTGAGGAGTATTCGGAAAATGTCGGGGTGGACATCACCCACCGCGTGGATCAGCAGACCCGGACCGCTTTCAACGAATCCAGCGTGAGCGAAGCCCAGCAAGCGATCCGTTCCCGGATCGAATCTACATCCAAAGAAGTGACCAAGCAGATCCCCTACTGTCCGATGACTCCGGAGAATATCCGCATCGAAGTTGGGGATCCCCAGAACAAAATTGTCGAAATCGCCCGCAAGGAGGGCTTCGATCTGATCATCATCGGCACCCACGGCCACGGCGCGTTCGAAGACGCCTTTCTGGGCAGTGTGGCCCGGGATGTCATCCGCAAGAGTCCCGTGCCAGTGCTCTCGGTGCGCCTTGCGGACGCGGCCCACTCACGGTGA